The proteins below are encoded in one region of Asticcacaulis excentricus CB 48:
- a CDS encoding family 43 glycosylhydrolase gives MTIDRRNTLKSIGLGAFLFGAPAGAVAAPKARRTTWPKGIEGQRQPDLGDGTFLNPIMAGDHPDPSILKDGDDYYMTFSTFDAYPGLVIWHSRDMVNWRPIGPALTQNVGSVWAPELCKHNGRYYLYIPTKKTSAPGSKTTSWVIWADYIEGPWSEPIDLDLPNHIDPGHAVGEDGSRWLFLSGGDRVRLADDGLSKAGEVEHVYEPWRYPSDWVVEGFSPEGPKITRHGQYYYMILAVGGTAGPPTGHMVIAARSKSINGPWEHHPRNPLVRTTSVEERWWSRGHATLVEGPAGDWWGVYHGYENGFWTLGRQTLLAPVAWSKDGWFDFGGGDLSQPIKKPKGGKPHGFQPPHGFALSDDFTTDKYGIQWNFFNPSPDEKARIRRENGVLHLTATGQAPSSSSPLITIVGDPAYEIEMEIEIDEGVRAGLLLFYDTKLYCGLGFDGKNFVTHQYGIERGRPVNPHGRRMFMRLCNDRHIVTFDTSSDGQTWRRFDRGMEVSGYHHNVRGGFLMLKPGFYAAGQGEARFRNFRYRAL, from the coding sequence ATGACCATCGACCGGCGTAACACACTAAAATCTATCGGTCTTGGAGCGTTTCTGTTTGGAGCCCCCGCCGGGGCCGTTGCGGCTCCTAAGGCCAGGCGTACGACATGGCCCAAGGGGATAGAGGGGCAGCGTCAGCCGGATCTGGGTGATGGCACCTTCCTCAATCCCATCATGGCCGGGGACCACCCCGATCCGTCCATCCTGAAGGACGGCGACGACTATTACATGACGTTTTCGACCTTCGATGCCTATCCGGGGCTGGTGATCTGGCATTCGAGGGATATGGTCAACTGGCGGCCCATCGGCCCGGCTCTGACCCAGAATGTCGGCTCGGTCTGGGCCCCGGAGTTGTGTAAGCACAACGGCCGCTACTATCTTTATATCCCGACCAAAAAGACCTCGGCACCGGGCTCAAAGACCACCTCGTGGGTGATCTGGGCCGACTATATCGAGGGCCCGTGGTCTGAGCCCATCGACCTGGACCTGCCCAACCATATCGACCCCGGCCATGCAGTGGGCGAAGACGGGTCGCGCTGGCTATTCCTGTCTGGCGGTGATCGCGTGCGCTTGGCAGACGATGGTCTGTCGAAGGCGGGTGAGGTCGAGCACGTCTATGAGCCGTGGCGCTATCCGTCCGACTGGGTGGTCGAAGGGTTTTCGCCCGAAGGCCCGAAGATCACGCGGCATGGCCAGTATTACTACATGATCCTCGCTGTCGGGGGTACGGCGGGCCCGCCGACCGGGCATATGGTCATTGCGGCGCGCTCGAAGTCGATCAACGGTCCGTGGGAGCATCACCCGCGCAATCCGTTGGTGCGCACGACCTCGGTCGAGGAAAGGTGGTGGTCGCGCGGCCATGCCACGCTTGTGGAGGGGCCTGCCGGTGACTGGTGGGGCGTCTATCACGGCTATGAAAACGGCTTTTGGACGCTGGGGCGGCAGACGCTTCTGGCCCCGGTGGCGTGGTCAAAGGATGGCTGGTTTGATTTTGGCGGCGGTGATCTGTCGCAGCCTATAAAGAAGCCCAAGGGTGGCAAGCCGCATGGTTTTCAGCCGCCGCACGGATTTGCCCTGTCGGACGACTTTACAACCGACAAGTACGGCATCCAGTGGAACTTTTTTAACCCGTCGCCGGACGAGAAAGCCCGCATCCGCCGCGAAAACGGTGTGCTGCATCTTACGGCCACAGGTCAGGCCCCCAGTTCAAGCTCGCCCCTGATCACTATTGTCGGTGATCCGGCCTATGAGATTGAGATGGAGATCGAAATCGACGAAGGCGTGCGCGCTGGCCTGCTGCTGTTCTACGACACCAAACTCTATTGTGGTCTGGGCTTTGACGGCAAAAACTTCGTTACGCATCAGTACGGTATCGAGCGCGGGCGTCCGGTCAATCCCCATGGTCGCCGGATGTTCATGCGTCTGTGCAACGACCGGCATATTGTGACCTTTGACACCTCATCGGATGGCCAGACCTGGCGACGCTTTGATCGTGGCATGGAGGTGTCGGGCTATCATCACAATGTGCGTGGTGGTTTCCTGATGCTCAAGCCCGGCTTCTATGCCGCCGGGCAGGGCGAGGCACGCTTCCGCAACTTCCGGTACCGGGCGCTTTAA
- a CDS encoding pectinesterase family protein gives MLNRRLFCGAGALALSSAPAGFAQTQAIVRVPTQYKTLAEAFAALPEAGGVVEIAPGTYREKLSLSKPGVQLIGKGKKPEDVVIVWGDSAKMAGGTGKSASFTVSGDGFRASNLTIQNDYHLTQPDNPSQAVALSISADRAVLRNVRLLGAQDTLYAGSKKPTVPSRQYYKDCYIEGHVDFIFGNALAFFDRCHLHIIKRDGAFITAHSRTADSETTAYVFDHCRITTAGTGAYYFGRAWRPYAQVIFLDTRIDGQIHPEGWREWTPGKTETYGTAHFAEYNSSGPGADVSQRVFWAKRLTADQAAKWRLESVFPDRSWMN, from the coding sequence ATGTTGAATCGCCGACTGTTCTGCGGGGCAGGCGCGCTGGCATTGAGCTCAGCGCCCGCTGGCTTCGCACAGACGCAGGCGATTGTGCGTGTGCCGACGCAATACAAGACCCTTGCCGAAGCGTTTGCAGCTCTGCCCGAAGCGGGAGGCGTGGTCGAGATTGCGCCTGGCACCTACCGCGAAAAACTCAGCCTGTCGAAACCCGGCGTGCAGCTCATCGGCAAGGGCAAAAAGCCGGAAGATGTGGTCATTGTCTGGGGCGACAGCGCGAAAATGGCCGGGGGCACGGGCAAGTCGGCGTCGTTTACCGTCAGTGGCGATGGCTTCCGCGCCAGCAATCTGACGATCCAGAACGATTACCACCTCACTCAGCCGGACAATCCCTCTCAGGCCGTGGCCTTATCTATAAGCGCTGACCGGGCGGTTTTACGCAATGTCCGTCTTCTGGGGGCGCAGGATACGCTCTATGCAGGATCGAAGAAGCCGACCGTGCCAAGCCGTCAGTACTATAAGGATTGCTACATCGAAGGGCATGTCGATTTCATTTTCGGCAATGCGCTGGCCTTCTTTGATCGCTGCCATCTGCATATCATCAAGCGCGACGGAGCCTTTATCACAGCTCATAGCCGAACAGCGGACAGCGAAACTACGGCCTATGTGTTCGATCATTGCCGTATTACCACGGCGGGGACGGGTGCCTATTATTTTGGGCGGGCCTGGCGGCCCTATGCGCAGGTGATTTTCCTCGATACGCGCATTGATGGGCAAATTCATCCGGAAGGCTGGCGTGAATGGACGCCGGGCAAGACCGAGACCTATGGCACAGCGCATTTTGCGGAATACAACTCCAGCGGCCCCGGCGCGGATGTCAGCCAGCGGGTCTTCTGGGCCAAGCGGCTTACTGCCGATCAGGCGGCAAAGTGGCGACTGGAGAGCGTGTTCCCCGATCGTAGCTGGATGAATTGA
- a CDS encoding rhamnogalacturonan acetylesterase codes for MTMPACGMKKFIAFGAAMIGLGLLAVPALAQTAPNLSPQDIEARAQIKKVNAKKVILVGDSTTAVLGGWGPSFCGHHLSSFVACLNLARGGRSTFNYIAEGSWDIALAEMKSGGFSKTYVLIQFGHNDQPGKPGRSTDLETEFPQFLKRYVNETRAAGAIPVLVTPLTRRGFKNGVLENDLAPWAAATRKVAAELNVPLVDLYARSQSEVQAMGPVAAMRFAQKPPSAEVLEAGKTGTTISGSTGVPVAPTQTPLTEEQIRNAQEPLGQAKLSFDYTHLGREGADFFSKIVTYELARAVPELKRDLIP; via the coding sequence ATGACTATGCCCGCCTGCGGTATGAAAAAGTTCATTGCCTTTGGCGCCGCAATGATCGGGCTCGGCCTGCTGGCTGTGCCCGCCCTTGCGCAGACCGCGCCCAACCTGTCGCCTCAGGACATTGAGGCCCGTGCCCAAATCAAGAAGGTCAATGCTAAAAAGGTCATTCTGGTCGGTGATTCCACTACCGCGGTTCTGGGGGGCTGGGGCCCCAGCTTTTGCGGGCATCACCTCAGTTCGTTTGTGGCCTGTCTAAACTTGGCCAGAGGCGGGCGTTCGACCTTCAACTATATTGCCGAAGGCTCATGGGATATTGCCTTGGCTGAAATGAAAAGCGGCGGTTTCTCAAAAACCTACGTCCTCATTCAGTTTGGCCATAACGATCAACCGGGTAAACCTGGCCGTTCCACAGACCTCGAAACCGAGTTTCCGCAGTTTCTGAAGCGCTACGTCAATGAAACCCGTGCGGCCGGTGCCATACCGGTGCTGGTGACGCCCCTGACGCGTCGCGGGTTCAAAAATGGCGTGCTGGAGAACGATCTGGCCCCCTGGGCCGCTGCCACGCGCAAGGTGGCGGCAGAACTCAACGTCCCGCTTGTGGACCTTTACGCGCGCTCACAGAGCGAGGTTCAGGCGATGGGCCCGGTGGCTGCCATGCGCTTTGCACAAAAGCCGCCCAGCGCAGAAGTGCTGGAAGCGGGCAAAACAGGCACGACGATTTCCGGGTCCACAGGCGTGCCTGTGGCACCCACGCAAACCCCGCTTACTGAGGAGCAGATTCGCAACGCTCAGGAGCCCCTGGGGCAGGCAAAGCTGAGTTTCGATTACACGCATCTGGGCAGAGAGGGTGCGGACTTTTTTTCCAAAATCGTTACCTATGAACTGGCGCGTGCGGTTCCGGAACTGAAGCGGGACCTCATTCCGTGA
- a CDS encoding TonB-dependent receptor domain-containing protein codes for MSLAHNGPHAGLRSGLLASISLGVLTLVAPHTVSAQEANAKDDLTTVVVTGYRASLQSALTTKRKADVMIDAINAEDIADFPDSNLADSLQRLPGISIDRDNGEGRQISVRGLGGDFTRVRINNMEALSTGASNDAGSSPNRSRAFDFNAFASELFNSLRVQKTASASTDEGSLGATVDLITGRPFDYKQGAAAFSIENSYYENGETNSPRIAGLFSRRWADGKLGFLMSVAYAERNSEDDNYSRGVGSSDYVYRGSTWAGDELPGRAGFAAPTGTTFTALIPTTLTGTALDAYKANPANYYNPVANPAAYAELTGSDPAAYAKLYPNCAAAVGTTAASLTATSPGCNNSLIRFPALPAIQQRDTSTERLGVTASFQMQLAPQTRFTIDGLYSKFTSESTNYQLSPVGLNRNNTSNTYAFGANVPTATARSGTAFTDAQRRGLYPNGCTFAAETELNPGQDCGQFLNGTTPLTGYTFSFNPYNRDTYEYYTNPLSPGYAGTAASLAFRGDLIGRPAVKVLDAEVVGTNAEYLKLQNVDWRSAADRGAYTTEFGQVSFDLTHRFTDKLASQFTFGVSESTNVNQGTLVEFNYMDAQEPFIFDERGGPSMPKFDVGFNATDPNKWGIVKGFSGMRNYMRTTVNKYAGTKADFTYDWTENLTIKFGGVARKFDFSTNQLERNNDTINPTEKEAGIAVASLGRVIQFGQGLDVPAGSTTSFFAPSIEAFDAAFGFTCNCINKYGDFRITTKRNRTTTFAVTEETQAFYAELKFNYDVFGRNIFGNIGVRQAHTDVLSTGQTNAGRTIYGTNTYDDTLPSFNVAWEVMNDFYIRAGAAKVMSRPLLGNLSPAVTGISVPGDGSVTGGTLSVGNPRLSPFRGVAYDLSAEWYFAKGALVSFAVFKKDIESYPQTIIYDAPLSDFLDADAIEQLKVQIRTGTNPTTVANQLAYIDAGNVFQARQIRDAPGGVLEGWEFSYQQDLTFLPWYFKNLGVQFNMTSLDTNLNYILDPGSKNTVTGAVITPPTLGTGPWLGASPRAMNFTVYYETPKFNARISASQRDEYYTTYPLASGNCQPGLQANGTPCDGPLINEFGGSKETLNVDMSVRYQPTKKISLTFEALNLTDQKSERYAYTDPVVANYSAVGRNFRLGMRYKY; via the coding sequence ATGAGTCTTGCTCACAATGGACCGCATGCCGGTCTTCGCAGTGGCCTGCTGGCCAGCATATCGCTGGGTGTACTGACGCTGGTCGCGCCTCATACCGTGAGTGCGCAGGAGGCGAATGCAAAGGATGACCTGACGACGGTTGTCGTTACAGGCTACCGCGCATCGCTGCAAAGCGCGCTGACGACCAAGCGCAAGGCAGACGTGATGATTGACGCGATTAACGCTGAAGACATCGCTGACTTCCCGGATTCCAACCTCGCTGACTCGCTCCAGCGTCTGCCGGGTATTTCCATTGACCGCGACAATGGCGAAGGTCGTCAGATCAGCGTGCGTGGCCTTGGTGGTGATTTCACCCGCGTCCGTATCAACAATATGGAAGCCCTCTCGACGGGTGCGTCCAACGACGCCGGGTCTTCACCCAACCGTTCGCGGGCGTTCGACTTCAATGCGTTCGCTTCGGAACTGTTCAACTCGCTGCGCGTTCAGAAAACAGCCTCGGCTTCGACTGACGAGGGGAGCCTGGGGGCTACGGTTGACCTGATTACCGGCCGCCCCTTCGACTACAAGCAGGGCGCTGCCGCCTTCTCGATCGAAAACTCTTATTACGAGAACGGCGAAACTAACAGCCCGCGTATTGCCGGTCTCTTCTCGCGTCGCTGGGCGGATGGCAAGCTGGGCTTCCTGATGTCGGTGGCCTATGCCGAGCGCAATTCTGAAGACGATAACTATTCGCGGGGTGTCGGTTCGTCGGATTATGTGTATCGCGGATCGACGTGGGCGGGCGATGAACTGCCGGGGCGTGCCGGCTTTGCCGCGCCGACCGGTACGACGTTCACAGCCTTGATCCCCACGACCCTGACCGGAACGGCGCTTGACGCCTACAAAGCCAATCCGGCTAACTACTATAACCCGGTTGCCAATCCGGCGGCCTACGCCGAACTTACAGGGTCTGATCCGGCCGCTTACGCAAAGCTCTACCCGAACTGTGCTGCGGCTGTCGGAACAACGGCTGCCAGCCTGACGGCAACTTCGCCAGGATGTAACAACTCGCTGATCCGCTTCCCGGCCTTGCCGGCGATTCAGCAGCGCGACACCAGCACGGAGCGTTTGGGGGTTACGGCCTCGTTCCAGATGCAACTGGCACCGCAAACGCGTTTCACGATTGATGGCCTGTATTCCAAGTTCACCAGCGAAAGCACGAACTATCAACTCAGTCCGGTGGGCCTGAACCGCAACAATACGAGCAACACCTACGCCTTCGGTGCTAACGTGCCTACGGCCACGGCGCGCTCTGGTACGGCCTTTACCGATGCTCAGCGTCGTGGGCTCTATCCTAACGGCTGTACCTTTGCCGCAGAAACAGAACTGAACCCCGGTCAGGATTGTGGTCAGTTCCTCAATGGTACGACGCCGTTGACAGGCTATACCTTCAGCTTCAATCCTTACAACCGCGACACCTATGAATACTACACGAACCCGCTCTCACCGGGTTACGCGGGGACAGCCGCTTCCCTGGCCTTCCGAGGTGATCTGATTGGCCGCCCGGCGGTTAAGGTGCTTGATGCGGAGGTTGTTGGGACGAACGCGGAATACCTCAAGCTACAGAACGTTGACTGGCGTTCAGCTGCCGACCGCGGTGCCTACACCACCGAGTTTGGTCAGGTGTCTTTTGATCTGACCCATCGGTTCACGGACAAGCTGGCCAGCCAGTTCACTTTCGGTGTCTCGGAGTCAACGAACGTCAATCAGGGTACTCTGGTTGAGTTCAACTATATGGATGCTCAGGAACCTTTCATCTTTGATGAACGTGGAGGCCCGTCCATGCCGAAGTTTGATGTCGGCTTTAATGCCACAGATCCGAACAAATGGGGTATCGTCAAAGGCTTCTCAGGGATGCGCAACTATATGCGCACCACTGTCAATAAGTATGCCGGTACCAAGGCCGATTTTACCTATGACTGGACCGAAAACCTGACCATCAAGTTCGGGGGCGTCGCGCGCAAGTTCGACTTCTCGACCAATCAGCTTGAGCGCAACAACGATACGATCAACCCTACGGAAAAGGAAGCCGGTATTGCGGTGGCCTCTTTGGGCCGTGTGATCCAGTTCGGTCAGGGGCTGGATGTACCGGCCGGCAGCACGACCAGTTTCTTCGCTCCGTCGATCGAAGCGTTTGATGCCGCCTTTGGCTTTACCTGTAACTGTATCAACAAGTACGGCGATTTCCGCATTACCACCAAGCGGAACCGTACCACGACTTTTGCCGTGACCGAAGAGACGCAGGCCTTCTATGCGGAACTGAAGTTCAACTATGATGTCTTCGGACGTAACATCTTTGGTAACATTGGGGTCCGCCAGGCCCACACGGACGTGTTGTCCACCGGTCAGACCAATGCCGGTCGTACCATTTACGGCACCAATACCTATGATGACACCCTGCCGTCGTTCAACGTGGCGTGGGAGGTCATGAACGACTTCTACATCCGTGCGGGTGCGGCCAAGGTGATGTCGCGTCCTCTGCTGGGTAATCTTTCGCCTGCGGTTACGGGTATTTCCGTGCCCGGTGATGGTTCTGTGACGGGGGGCACCCTTTCGGTCGGCAATCCGCGACTGTCGCCCTTCCGCGGCGTGGCATATGACCTGTCGGCGGAATGGTACTTTGCCAAGGGCGCTCTGGTGTCGTTTGCCGTGTTCAAGAAGGATATTGAGTCCTATCCTCAGACCATCATCTACGACGCGCCTCTGTCCGACTTCCTTGATGCGGATGCTATCGAACAGTTGAAGGTCCAGATTCGTACCGGAACAAACCCAACGACGGTGGCAAACCAACTGGCCTATATCGACGCGGGCAATGTGTTTCAGGCGCGCCAGATCCGTGATGCACCGGGGGGCGTCCTCGAAGGCTGGGAATTCAGCTATCAGCAGGACCTGACCTTCCTGCCGTGGTATTTCAAGAACCTCGGTGTCCAGTTCAACATGACAAGCCTCGACACCAATCTGAACTACATTCTCGATCCGGGTAGCAAAAACACCGTAACGGGCGCGGTTATTACGCCTCCAACCCTTGGTACGGGTCCGTGGTTGGGTGCGTCACCGCGCGCCATGAACTTCACGGTTTACTACGAAACCCCGAAGTTCAACGCCCGCATATCAGCCTCGCAACGGGATGAGTATTACACGACCTACCCACTGGCTTCGGGGAACTGTCAGCCCGGCCTTCAGGCCAACGGTACGCCGTGTGATGGTCCGCTCATCAACGAGTTCGGGGGGTCCAAAGAAACGCTGAATGTTGATATGTCGGTACGGTATCAGCCGACCAAGAAGATTTCTCTCACTTTCGAGGCTCTGAACCTCACAGATCAGAAGTCAGAGCGTTATGCCTATACCGACCCGGTCGTTGCCAACTATTCGGCAGTGGGTCGCAATTTTAGGCTCGGGATGCGCTATAAGTACTAG